In Camelus bactrianus isolate YW-2024 breed Bactrian camel chromosome 18, ASM4877302v1, whole genome shotgun sequence, one DNA window encodes the following:
- the GIGYF1 gene encoding GRB10-interacting GYF protein 1 isoform X5 — MAAETLNFGPEWLRALSSGGSVASPPPSPAMPKYKLADYRYGREEMLALYVKESKVPDELQDKEFAAVLQEEPLQPLALEPLTEEEQRNFSLSVNSVAVLRLMGKGAGPPLGGASRGRGSTRSRGRGRGDTCFYQRSIEESDGTFGRNPREIQRSQSWDDRGERRFEKSARRDGARSGFEEGGAGPRKEHARSDSENWRSLREEQEEEEEGSWRLGAGPRRDGDRWRSASPDGGPRSAGWREHGDRRRKFDFDLRGDRGGCGEEEGRGGGGSSHLRRCRGADGFDDDKDGLPEWCLDDEDEEMGTFDASGAFLPLKKGPKEPIPEEQELDFQGLEEEEEEPSEGLDEEGPEAGGKELTPLPPQEEKSSSPSPLPTLGPLWGAHGEGDDAVERDLPAAEGDDMRGMQLSPGVGSPPGPPGDLEDDEGLKHLQQEAEKLVASLQDSSLEEEQFTAAIQAQGLRHSAAATALPLSHGAARKWFYKDPQGEIQGPFTTQEMAEWFQAGYFSMALLVKRGCDEGFQPLGEVIKMWGRVPFAPGPSPPPLLGNMDQERLKKQQELAAAALYQQLQHQQFLQLVSSSRQLPQCALREKAALGDVPPPQQLAAFLQQLQALKAPRGGDQNLLPTMNRSLSVPDSGPLWDIHTSASSQSGGEASLWDIPINSSTQGPILEQLQLQHKFQERREVELRAKREEEERKRREEKRRQQQQQEEEELFRRKQVRQQELLLKLLQQQQAVAAVPVPPAPSSPPPLWAGLAKQGLSMKTLLELQLEGERQMHKQPPPREPSRAQAPNHRVQLGGLGAAPLNQWVSEAGPLWGGPDKSGGSSSLGLWEDTLKSSGSLARSLGLKNSRSSPSLSDSYSHLSGRPVRKKTEEEEKLLKLLQGIPRPQDGFTQWCEQMLHTLSTTGSLDVPMAVAILKEVESPYDVHDYIRSCLGDTLEAKEFAKQFLERRAKQKASQQRQQQQQEAWLSSSSLQTAFQTNHSTKLGPGEGSKAKRRALMLHSDPSILASPGFRVLPAWTFW, encoded by the exons ATGGCAGCAGAGACCCTCAACTTTGGGCCCGAGTG GCTGAGGGCCCTCTCTAGTGGTGGCAGTgtagcctccccacccccatcccccgccATGCCCAAATACAAGCTGGCCGACTACCGCTACGGGCGAGAGGAGATGCTGGCTCTCTATGTCAAGGAGAGCAAG GTCCCCGATGAGCTGCAGGACAAGGAGTTCGCCGCGGTGCTACAGGAGGAGCCTCTGCAGCCCCTGGCACTGGAGCCACTGAcggaggaggagcag AGAAACTTCTCCCTGTCAGTGAACAGTGTGGCTGTGCTGAGGCTGATGGGGAAGGGGGCCGGCCCCCCCCTTGGTGGCGCCTCCCGTGGCAGGGGCAGCACTCGAAGCCGAG GCCGCGGTCGTGGTGACACTTGCTTTTACCAAAGAAGCATTGAAGAAAGCGACGGGACCTTTGGCCGAAACCCCCGGGAGATCCAGCGTAGCCAGAGTTGGGATGACAG aggcGAGAGGCGGTTTGAGAAGTcagccaggagggatggag CACGATCCGGGtttgaggagggaggggctggcccgAGGAAGGAGCATGCCCGCTCAGATAGCGAGAACTGGCGTTCTCTCCGAGAGGagcaagaggaagaggaggagggcagcTGGAGACTTGGGGCAGGACCCCGACGAGATGGCGACCGCTGGCGCTCAGCCAGCCCTG ATGGCGGCCCCCGCTCTGCTGGCTGGCGGGAACATGGGGACCGGCGTCGCAAGTTTGACTTTGATTTGCGAGGGGATCGAGGAGGGTGTGGTGAAgaggaggggcggggtgggggaggcagctcTCACCTCCGGAGGTGCCGAGGGGCTGACGGCTTTGATGACGACAAGGATGGGCTCCCAGAGTGGTGCCTGGACGATGAGGATGAAGAAATGGGCACCTTTGATGCCTCCGGGGCCTTCTTGCCTCTCAAG AAGGGCCCCAAGGAGCCCATTCCCGAGGAGCAGGAGCTCGACTTCCAGGgtctggaggaagaggaggaagagcctTCCGAAGGGCTGGACGAGGAAGGGCCCGAGGCAG GAGGGAAGGAACTGACCCCACTGCCTCCTCAAGAGGAGAAGTCCAGCTCCCCATCCCCACTGCCTACCTTGGGCCCACTCTGGGGAGCTCATGGGGAAGGCGATGACGCTGTGGAGAGAGACCTGCCGGCAGCTGAAG GAGATGACATGAGGGGAATGCAGCTGAGTCCTGGGGTGGGCTCACCCCCTGGCCCACCAGGAGATCTGGAAGATGATGAAGGCTTGAAGCACCTGCAGCAG GAGGCGGAGAAGCTCGTGGCCTCCCTGCAGGACAGCTCTCTGGAGGAGGAGCAGTTCACAGCTGCCATACAGGCCCAGGGCCTGCGCCACTCTGCAGCTGCCACTGCCCTCCCCCTCAGCCACGGCGCAGCCCGGAAGTGGTTCTACAAGGACCCGCAGGGGGAGATCCAAG GCCCCTTCACGACCcaagagatggcagagtggtTCCAGGCAGGCTACTTCTCCATGGCCCTGCTGGTGAAGCGGGGCTGTGATGAGGGCTTCCAGCCACTGGGTGAGGTGATCAAGATGTGGGGTCGTGTGCCCTTTGCCCCAGGGCCCTCACCACCCCCACTGCTG GGAAACATGGACCAGGAGCGGCTGAAGAAGCAGCAAGAGCTGGCAGCAGCCGCCTTGTACCAGCAGCTGCAGCACCAGCAGTTTCTTCAGCTGGTCAGCAG CAGTCGCCAGCTCCCGCAGTGCGCACTCCGGGAAAAGGCAGCTCTGGGGGATGTGCCGCCGCCGCAGCAGCTCGCCGCGTTCCTGCAGCAGCTCCAAGCTCTCAAAGCCCCCAG GGGTGGGGACCAGAATCTGCTCCCGACGATGAACCGGTCTTTGTCGGTGCCAGACTCGGGCCCTCTCTGGGACATACATACCTCAGCCTCATCACAGTCAG GCGGTGAGGCCAGTCTTTGGGACATACCAATTAACTCTTCGACTCAGGGTCCAATTCTAGAACAACTCCAGCTGCAACATAAA TTCCAGGAGCGCAGAGAAGTGGAGCTCAGGGCGaagcgggaggaggaggagcgaaAGCGCCGGGAGGAGAAGCgccgccagcagcagcagcaggaggaagaggagttgTTTCGGCGCAAGCAG GTGCGGCAGCAGGAGCTGCTGCTGAAgctgctgcagcagcagcaggcggTGGCCGCTGTCCCTGTGCCTCCTGCGCCCAGTTCCCCGCCCCCACTGTGGGCCGGCCTGGCCAAGCAGGGACTGTCCATGAAGACACTGCTGGAGCTGCAGCTGGAGGGCGAGCGGCAGATGCACAAGCAGCCCCCGCCTCGGGAGCCGTCTCGGGCCCAGGCCCCCAACCACCGTGTG CAGCTCGGGGGCCTGGGTGCCGCCCCCCTGAACCAGTGGGTATCTGAGGCTGGGCCGCTGTGGGGCGGGCCCGACAAGAGTGGGGGCAGCAGCAGCCTGGGACTCTGGGAGGACACCCTCAAGAGCAGCGGGAGCCTGGCCCGCAGCCTGGGCCTGAAGAACAGCCGCAGCAGCCCCTCTCTCAG TGACTCGTACAGCCACCTGTCAGGTCGGCCTGTGCGCAAaaagacagaggaggaagagaagctgTTGAAGCTGCTGCAGGGCATCCCTCGGCCCCAGGATGGCTTCACCCAGTGGTGTGAGCAGATGCTGCACACGCTGAGTACCACAGGCAGCCTGGACG TTCCCATGGCTGTAGCGATCCTCAAGGAGGTGGAATCCCCCTACGATGTCCATGACTATATCCGTTCCTGCCTGGGGGACACGCTGGAAGCCAAAGAATTTGCCAAACAATTCCTGGAGCGGAGGGCCAAGCAGAAGGCCAgccagcagcggcagcagcagcagcag GAGGCTTGGCTGAGCAGCAGCTCCCTGCAGACGGCCTTTCAGACCAACCACAGCACCAAACTCGGCCCTGGGGAGGGCAGCAAGGCCAAGAGGCGGGCACTGATGCTGCACTCGGACCCCAGCATCTTGG CTTCCCCTGGCTTCAGGGTACTCCCTGCATGGACCTTCTGGTGA
- the GIGYF1 gene encoding GRB10-interacting GYF protein 1 isoform X2 yields the protein MAAETLNFGPEWLRALSSGGSVASPPPSPAMPKYKLADYRYGREEMLALYVKESKVPDELQDKEFAAVLQEEPLQPLALEPLTEEEQRNFSLSVNSVAVLRLMGKGAGPPLGGASRGRGSTRSRGRGRGDTCFYQRSIEESDGTFGRNPREIQRSQSWDDRGERRFEKSARRDGARSGFEEGGAGPRKEHARSDSENWRSLREEQEEEEEGSWRLGAGPRRDGDRWRSASPDGGPRSAGWREHGDRRRKFDFDLRGDRGGCGEEEGRGGGGSSHLRRCRGADGFDDDKDGLPEWCLDDEDEEMGTFDASGAFLPLKKGPKEPIPEEQELDFQGLEEEEEEPSEGLDEEGPEAGGKELTPLPPQEEKSSSPSPLPTLGPLWGAHGEGDDAVERDLPAAEGDDMRGMQLSPGVGSPPGPPGDLEDDEGLKHLQQEAEKLVASLQDSSLEEEQFTAAIQAQGLRHSAAATALPLSHGAARKWFYKDPQGEIQGPFTTQEMAEWFQAGYFSMALLVKRGCDEGFQPLGEVIKMWGRVPFAPGPSPPPLLGNMDQERLKKQQELAAAALYQQLQHQQFLQLVSSRQLPQCALREKAALGDVPPPQQLAAFLQQLQALKAPRGGDQNLLPTMNRSLSVPDSGPLWDIHTSASSQSGGEASLWDIPINSSTQGPILEQLQLQHKFQERREVELRAKREEEERKRREEKRRQQQQQEEEELFRRKQVRQQELLLKLLQQQQAVAAVPVPPAPSSPPPLWAGLAKQGLSMKTLLELQLEGERQMHKQPPPREPSRAQAPNHRVQLGGLGAAPLNQWVSEAGPLWGGPDKSGGSSSLGLWEDTLKSSGSLARSLGLKNSRSSPSLSDSYSHLSGRPVRKKTEEEEKLLKLLQGIPRPQDGFTQWCEQMLHTLSTTGSLDVPMAVAILKEVESPYDVHDYIRSCLGDTLEAKEFAKQFLERRAKQKASQQRQQQQQEAWLSSSSLQTAFQTNHSTKLGPGEGSKAKRRALMLHSDPSILGYSLHGPSGEIESVDDY from the exons ATGGCAGCAGAGACCCTCAACTTTGGGCCCGAGTG GCTGAGGGCCCTCTCTAGTGGTGGCAGTgtagcctccccacccccatcccccgccATGCCCAAATACAAGCTGGCCGACTACCGCTACGGGCGAGAGGAGATGCTGGCTCTCTATGTCAAGGAGAGCAAG GTCCCCGATGAGCTGCAGGACAAGGAGTTCGCCGCGGTGCTACAGGAGGAGCCTCTGCAGCCCCTGGCACTGGAGCCACTGAcggaggaggagcag AGAAACTTCTCCCTGTCAGTGAACAGTGTGGCTGTGCTGAGGCTGATGGGGAAGGGGGCCGGCCCCCCCCTTGGTGGCGCCTCCCGTGGCAGGGGCAGCACTCGAAGCCGAG GCCGCGGTCGTGGTGACACTTGCTTTTACCAAAGAAGCATTGAAGAAAGCGACGGGACCTTTGGCCGAAACCCCCGGGAGATCCAGCGTAGCCAGAGTTGGGATGACAG aggcGAGAGGCGGTTTGAGAAGTcagccaggagggatggag CACGATCCGGGtttgaggagggaggggctggcccgAGGAAGGAGCATGCCCGCTCAGATAGCGAGAACTGGCGTTCTCTCCGAGAGGagcaagaggaagaggaggagggcagcTGGAGACTTGGGGCAGGACCCCGACGAGATGGCGACCGCTGGCGCTCAGCCAGCCCTG ATGGCGGCCCCCGCTCTGCTGGCTGGCGGGAACATGGGGACCGGCGTCGCAAGTTTGACTTTGATTTGCGAGGGGATCGAGGAGGGTGTGGTGAAgaggaggggcggggtgggggaggcagctcTCACCTCCGGAGGTGCCGAGGGGCTGACGGCTTTGATGACGACAAGGATGGGCTCCCAGAGTGGTGCCTGGACGATGAGGATGAAGAAATGGGCACCTTTGATGCCTCCGGGGCCTTCTTGCCTCTCAAG AAGGGCCCCAAGGAGCCCATTCCCGAGGAGCAGGAGCTCGACTTCCAGGgtctggaggaagaggaggaagagcctTCCGAAGGGCTGGACGAGGAAGGGCCCGAGGCAG GAGGGAAGGAACTGACCCCACTGCCTCCTCAAGAGGAGAAGTCCAGCTCCCCATCCCCACTGCCTACCTTGGGCCCACTCTGGGGAGCTCATGGGGAAGGCGATGACGCTGTGGAGAGAGACCTGCCGGCAGCTGAAG GAGATGACATGAGGGGAATGCAGCTGAGTCCTGGGGTGGGCTCACCCCCTGGCCCACCAGGAGATCTGGAAGATGATGAAGGCTTGAAGCACCTGCAGCAG GAGGCGGAGAAGCTCGTGGCCTCCCTGCAGGACAGCTCTCTGGAGGAGGAGCAGTTCACAGCTGCCATACAGGCCCAGGGCCTGCGCCACTCTGCAGCTGCCACTGCCCTCCCCCTCAGCCACGGCGCAGCCCGGAAGTGGTTCTACAAGGACCCGCAGGGGGAGATCCAAG GCCCCTTCACGACCcaagagatggcagagtggtTCCAGGCAGGCTACTTCTCCATGGCCCTGCTGGTGAAGCGGGGCTGTGATGAGGGCTTCCAGCCACTGGGTGAGGTGATCAAGATGTGGGGTCGTGTGCCCTTTGCCCCAGGGCCCTCACCACCCCCACTGCTG GGAAACATGGACCAGGAGCGGCTGAAGAAGCAGCAAGAGCTGGCAGCAGCCGCCTTGTACCAGCAGCTGCAGCACCAGCAGTTTCTTCAGCTGGTCAGCAG TCGCCAGCTCCCGCAGTGCGCACTCCGGGAAAAGGCAGCTCTGGGGGATGTGCCGCCGCCGCAGCAGCTCGCCGCGTTCCTGCAGCAGCTCCAAGCTCTCAAAGCCCCCAG GGGTGGGGACCAGAATCTGCTCCCGACGATGAACCGGTCTTTGTCGGTGCCAGACTCGGGCCCTCTCTGGGACATACATACCTCAGCCTCATCACAGTCAG GCGGTGAGGCCAGTCTTTGGGACATACCAATTAACTCTTCGACTCAGGGTCCAATTCTAGAACAACTCCAGCTGCAACATAAA TTCCAGGAGCGCAGAGAAGTGGAGCTCAGGGCGaagcgggaggaggaggagcgaaAGCGCCGGGAGGAGAAGCgccgccagcagcagcagcaggaggaagaggagttgTTTCGGCGCAAGCAG GTGCGGCAGCAGGAGCTGCTGCTGAAgctgctgcagcagcagcaggcggTGGCCGCTGTCCCTGTGCCTCCTGCGCCCAGTTCCCCGCCCCCACTGTGGGCCGGCCTGGCCAAGCAGGGACTGTCCATGAAGACACTGCTGGAGCTGCAGCTGGAGGGCGAGCGGCAGATGCACAAGCAGCCCCCGCCTCGGGAGCCGTCTCGGGCCCAGGCCCCCAACCACCGTGTG CAGCTCGGGGGCCTGGGTGCCGCCCCCCTGAACCAGTGGGTATCTGAGGCTGGGCCGCTGTGGGGCGGGCCCGACAAGAGTGGGGGCAGCAGCAGCCTGGGACTCTGGGAGGACACCCTCAAGAGCAGCGGGAGCCTGGCCCGCAGCCTGGGCCTGAAGAACAGCCGCAGCAGCCCCTCTCTCAG TGACTCGTACAGCCACCTGTCAGGTCGGCCTGTGCGCAAaaagacagaggaggaagagaagctgTTGAAGCTGCTGCAGGGCATCCCTCGGCCCCAGGATGGCTTCACCCAGTGGTGTGAGCAGATGCTGCACACGCTGAGTACCACAGGCAGCCTGGACG TTCCCATGGCTGTAGCGATCCTCAAGGAGGTGGAATCCCCCTACGATGTCCATGACTATATCCGTTCCTGCCTGGGGGACACGCTGGAAGCCAAAGAATTTGCCAAACAATTCCTGGAGCGGAGGGCCAAGCAGAAGGCCAgccagcagcggcagcagcagcagcag GAGGCTTGGCTGAGCAGCAGCTCCCTGCAGACGGCCTTTCAGACCAACCACAGCACCAAACTCGGCCCTGGGGAGGGCAGCAAGGCCAAGAGGCGGGCACTGATGCTGCACTCGGACCCCAGCATCTTGG GGTACTCCCTGCATGGACCTTCTGGTGAGATCGAGAGCGTGGATGACTACTGA
- the GIGYF1 gene encoding GRB10-interacting GYF protein 1 isoform X6, translated as MAAETLNFGPEWLRALSSGGSVASPPPSPAMPKYKLADYRYGREEMLALYVKESKVPDELQDKEFAAVLQEEPLQPLALEPLTEEEQRNFSLSVNSVAVLRLMGKGAGPPLGGASRGRGSTRSRGRGRGDTCFYQRSIEESDGTFGRNPREIQRSQSWDDRGERRFEKSARRDGARSGFEEGGAGPRKEHARSDSENWRSLREEQEEEEEGSWRLGAGPRRDGDRWRSASPDGGPRSAGWREHGDRRRKFDFDLRGDRGGCGEEEGRGGGGSSHLRRCRGADGFDDDKDGLPEWCLDDEDEEMGTFDASGAFLPLKKGPKEPIPEEQELDFQGLEEEEEEPSEGLDEEGPEAGGKELTPLPPQEEKSSSPSPLPTLGPLWGAHGEGDDAVERDLPAAEGDDMRGMQLSPGVGSPPGPPGDLEDDEGLKHLQQEAEKLVASLQDSSLEEEQFTAAIQAQGLRHSAAATALPLSHGAARKWFYKDPQGEIQGPFTTQEMAEWFQAGYFSMALLVKRGCDEGFQPLGEVIKMWGRVPFAPGPSPPPLLGNMDQERLKKQQELAAAALYQQLQHQQFLQLVSRGGDQNLLPTMNRSLSVPDSGPLWDIHTSASSQSGGEASLWDIPINSSTQGPILEQLQLQHKFQERREVELRAKREEEERKRREEKRRQQQQQEEEELFRRKQVRQQELLLKLLQQQQAVAAVPVPPAPSSPPPLWAGLAKQGLSMKTLLELQLEGERQMHKQPPPREPSRAQAPNHRVQLGGLGAAPLNQWVSEAGPLWGGPDKSGGSSSLGLWEDTLKSSGSLARSLGLKNSRSSPSLSDSYSHLSGRPVRKKTEEEEKLLKLLQGIPRPQDGFTQWCEQMLHTLSTTGSLDVPMAVAILKEVESPYDVHDYIRSCLGDTLEAKEFAKQFLERRAKQKASQQRQQQQQEAWLSSSSLQTAFQTNHSTKLGPGEGSKAKRRALMLHSDPSILGYSLHGPSGEIESVDDY; from the exons ATGGCAGCAGAGACCCTCAACTTTGGGCCCGAGTG GCTGAGGGCCCTCTCTAGTGGTGGCAGTgtagcctccccacccccatcccccgccATGCCCAAATACAAGCTGGCCGACTACCGCTACGGGCGAGAGGAGATGCTGGCTCTCTATGTCAAGGAGAGCAAG GTCCCCGATGAGCTGCAGGACAAGGAGTTCGCCGCGGTGCTACAGGAGGAGCCTCTGCAGCCCCTGGCACTGGAGCCACTGAcggaggaggagcag AGAAACTTCTCCCTGTCAGTGAACAGTGTGGCTGTGCTGAGGCTGATGGGGAAGGGGGCCGGCCCCCCCCTTGGTGGCGCCTCCCGTGGCAGGGGCAGCACTCGAAGCCGAG GCCGCGGTCGTGGTGACACTTGCTTTTACCAAAGAAGCATTGAAGAAAGCGACGGGACCTTTGGCCGAAACCCCCGGGAGATCCAGCGTAGCCAGAGTTGGGATGACAG aggcGAGAGGCGGTTTGAGAAGTcagccaggagggatggag CACGATCCGGGtttgaggagggaggggctggcccgAGGAAGGAGCATGCCCGCTCAGATAGCGAGAACTGGCGTTCTCTCCGAGAGGagcaagaggaagaggaggagggcagcTGGAGACTTGGGGCAGGACCCCGACGAGATGGCGACCGCTGGCGCTCAGCCAGCCCTG ATGGCGGCCCCCGCTCTGCTGGCTGGCGGGAACATGGGGACCGGCGTCGCAAGTTTGACTTTGATTTGCGAGGGGATCGAGGAGGGTGTGGTGAAgaggaggggcggggtgggggaggcagctcTCACCTCCGGAGGTGCCGAGGGGCTGACGGCTTTGATGACGACAAGGATGGGCTCCCAGAGTGGTGCCTGGACGATGAGGATGAAGAAATGGGCACCTTTGATGCCTCCGGGGCCTTCTTGCCTCTCAAG AAGGGCCCCAAGGAGCCCATTCCCGAGGAGCAGGAGCTCGACTTCCAGGgtctggaggaagaggaggaagagcctTCCGAAGGGCTGGACGAGGAAGGGCCCGAGGCAG GAGGGAAGGAACTGACCCCACTGCCTCCTCAAGAGGAGAAGTCCAGCTCCCCATCCCCACTGCCTACCTTGGGCCCACTCTGGGGAGCTCATGGGGAAGGCGATGACGCTGTGGAGAGAGACCTGCCGGCAGCTGAAG GAGATGACATGAGGGGAATGCAGCTGAGTCCTGGGGTGGGCTCACCCCCTGGCCCACCAGGAGATCTGGAAGATGATGAAGGCTTGAAGCACCTGCAGCAG GAGGCGGAGAAGCTCGTGGCCTCCCTGCAGGACAGCTCTCTGGAGGAGGAGCAGTTCACAGCTGCCATACAGGCCCAGGGCCTGCGCCACTCTGCAGCTGCCACTGCCCTCCCCCTCAGCCACGGCGCAGCCCGGAAGTGGTTCTACAAGGACCCGCAGGGGGAGATCCAAG GCCCCTTCACGACCcaagagatggcagagtggtTCCAGGCAGGCTACTTCTCCATGGCCCTGCTGGTGAAGCGGGGCTGTGATGAGGGCTTCCAGCCACTGGGTGAGGTGATCAAGATGTGGGGTCGTGTGCCCTTTGCCCCAGGGCCCTCACCACCCCCACTGCTG GGAAACATGGACCAGGAGCGGCTGAAGAAGCAGCAAGAGCTGGCAGCAGCCGCCTTGTACCAGCAGCTGCAGCACCAGCAGTTTCTTCAGCTGGTCAGCAG GGGTGGGGACCAGAATCTGCTCCCGACGATGAACCGGTCTTTGTCGGTGCCAGACTCGGGCCCTCTCTGGGACATACATACCTCAGCCTCATCACAGTCAG GCGGTGAGGCCAGTCTTTGGGACATACCAATTAACTCTTCGACTCAGGGTCCAATTCTAGAACAACTCCAGCTGCAACATAAA TTCCAGGAGCGCAGAGAAGTGGAGCTCAGGGCGaagcgggaggaggaggagcgaaAGCGCCGGGAGGAGAAGCgccgccagcagcagcagcaggaggaagaggagttgTTTCGGCGCAAGCAG GTGCGGCAGCAGGAGCTGCTGCTGAAgctgctgcagcagcagcaggcggTGGCCGCTGTCCCTGTGCCTCCTGCGCCCAGTTCCCCGCCCCCACTGTGGGCCGGCCTGGCCAAGCAGGGACTGTCCATGAAGACACTGCTGGAGCTGCAGCTGGAGGGCGAGCGGCAGATGCACAAGCAGCCCCCGCCTCGGGAGCCGTCTCGGGCCCAGGCCCCCAACCACCGTGTG CAGCTCGGGGGCCTGGGTGCCGCCCCCCTGAACCAGTGGGTATCTGAGGCTGGGCCGCTGTGGGGCGGGCCCGACAAGAGTGGGGGCAGCAGCAGCCTGGGACTCTGGGAGGACACCCTCAAGAGCAGCGGGAGCCTGGCCCGCAGCCTGGGCCTGAAGAACAGCCGCAGCAGCCCCTCTCTCAG TGACTCGTACAGCCACCTGTCAGGTCGGCCTGTGCGCAAaaagacagaggaggaagagaagctgTTGAAGCTGCTGCAGGGCATCCCTCGGCCCCAGGATGGCTTCACCCAGTGGTGTGAGCAGATGCTGCACACGCTGAGTACCACAGGCAGCCTGGACG TTCCCATGGCTGTAGCGATCCTCAAGGAGGTGGAATCCCCCTACGATGTCCATGACTATATCCGTTCCTGCCTGGGGGACACGCTGGAAGCCAAAGAATTTGCCAAACAATTCCTGGAGCGGAGGGCCAAGCAGAAGGCCAgccagcagcggcagcagcagcagcag GAGGCTTGGCTGAGCAGCAGCTCCCTGCAGACGGCCTTTCAGACCAACCACAGCACCAAACTCGGCCCTGGGGAGGGCAGCAAGGCCAAGAGGCGGGCACTGATGCTGCACTCGGACCCCAGCATCTTGG GGTACTCCCTGCATGGACCTTCTGGTGAGATCGAGAGCGTGGATGACTACTGA